The genomic segment CTTAAGGAGGCAGGGCTGAGGGATAAAGTGAAGATCCTGATAGGTGGAGCACCCGTCACACAGGCTTATGCCGACGAGATAGGCGCTGATGGATACGCTAGAGATGCCGCCAGCGCCGTGGACAAAGCCAAAGAGCTTCTAGGCGTGGCGTAAAAAACGAAGGGGGCGCTTCGGCGCCCCTTGCCCGCCTTCATGGTTGATTCCTTCCGCTCCTAACCAAAACGACTCGGAGGCATGCTGATGACCGGAAGGGATCTGCTCATCTGTAGGTGCGAGGAGGTGTCGTTAAGCGAGATCCTGGAGGCGATCAAAGAGGGTGCTAGGACGATCGATGAGATAAAGAGGAGGACAAGGGCGGGAATGGGTCTATGTCAGGGGAAAACCTGCCGCAGATTGATCGCTCAGATACTGGCTAGGGAAACAGGGCAACCGATAAAGGATATCCTCCCTTCAACCTTCCGTCCGCCTGTTAGGCCGATTCAGCTCGGGGTGCTCGTCTCGACCGAGGAGGCATCCCATGCCCGTGAGATACGATGAGGCGACCGGAACGCTGGATGTGGCCTTCAAATGGTCGGGCGTCTATCGATACCACGATGTGCCCAAGGTCTGCGGAAGGCCATCTCGAAGGGCAACTATATGAGATCGACGATCATAGACATGTATCCTTGGGAGAAACTCGGGGGTTAATCGAAGGGAGATTACGATGGATACGTCAGCCGAATCATTGGACAGATGGCGCCAGATGCGCTTCGGTATGTTCATCCACTGGGGACCGGTCAGCCTTAAGGGCACTGAGATCGGATGGTCCCGCGGCGCTCAGGTGCCCCAGGAGGAGTATGACCAACTGTATAAACAATTCAATCCCACCCGATTCAACGCGGATGAGTGGGTTTCACTGGCTAAAACGGCCGGGATGAAATATCTGGTGATCACCTCCAAACATCATGACGGTTTCTGCCTTTGGGATTCCAGATATACCGATTATAATATCATGGCCACGCCCTTTGGCCGCGATGTGCTTGCAGAGCTGAGTGAGGCGTGCAGGCGCCAGGGTGTGATGTTCTGCGTTTACTATTCGATCCCAGATTGGTGGCATCCGGATTATCCGAAGGGCAGTCCGGGAGGACGCACTGAGAAGCCCAATCCCAACATGCCGCGGTATTTCGAGTACGTGAAAAACCAGACTCGAGAGCTTATCGATAAATACGGCCCTTTGGGGGTGCTCTGGTTCGATGGAGGGTGGAAGGAACCCGATTATGCGAGAGAGCTATACCGTTATCTAAAGGGTATTCAACCGGACCTGCTGATCAACAATCGGATCGGCTGCGGATACGGTGACTTCGTAACGCCTGAACAGAAAGTCGGCGAGTTCAATAGGGAAAGGCCCTGGGAAACCTGCATGACCCTCGGTCGGCAGTGGTCCTGGAAGCCGAACGACGAGATAAAATCGCTGGAGCAGTGCATCCGAACGCTGTTACACGTGGTCGGAGGCGACGGCAACTTCCTGTTCAACGTGGGCCCAATGCCCGACGGCCGCATAGAACCGCGTCAGGCACAGCGGCTTAGGGAGATGGGGGATTGGCTCAAGCGATACGGCGATGGAGTCTACGGCACACGAGGTGGACCGTTCAAGCCCGGAGGGTGGGGTGTCTCGACGTGTAAAGGCGACAGGATATACCTCTTCATCATGGAATGGCCGGATGAAGAACCGTTGTATCTGCCGCCGATCGATCGCGAGATCATCTCCGCCCGGACTCGAACGGC from the Candidatus Poribacteria bacterium genome contains:
- a CDS encoding (2Fe-2S)-binding protein — translated: MTGRDLLICRCEEVSLSEILEAIKEGARTIDEIKRRTRAGMGLCQGKTCRRLIAQILARETGQPIKDILPSTFRPPVRPIQLGVLVSTEEASHAREIR
- a CDS encoding KTSC domain-containing protein, with translation MPVRYDEATGTLDVAFKWSGVYRYHDVPKVCGRPSRRATI
- a CDS encoding alpha-L-fucosidase; translation: MDTSAESLDRWRQMRFGMFIHWGPVSLKGTEIGWSRGAQVPQEEYDQLYKQFNPTRFNADEWVSLAKTAGMKYLVITSKHHDGFCLWDSRYTDYNIMATPFGRDVLAELSEACRRQGVMFCVYYSIPDWWHPDYPKGSPGGRTEKPNPNMPRYFEYVKNQTRELIDKYGPLGVLWFDGGWKEPDYARELYRYLKGIQPDLLINNRIGCGYGDFVTPEQKVGEFNRERPWETCMTLGRQWSWKPNDEIKSLEQCIRTLLHVVGGDGNFLFNVGPMPDGRIEPRQAQRLREMGDWLKRYGDGVYGTRGGPFKPGGWGVSTCKGDRIYLFIMEWPDEEPLYLPPIDREIISARTRTAGEADVRQTDEGIMVQMAEVDRDSIATVIELTIEGDALEIEPV